A single window of Vibrio alfacsensis DNA harbors:
- a CDS encoding DUF1338 domain-containing protein, translating into MTPDLLFESLWKDYIQRLCPSAAKVHQLLQEDEPLINDHIALRTFNVAPLGIETLAKPFLAVGYKACGDYVFESKKLVAKHFEHPDPKQPKVFISELKVDECSPELQGIIHKLVEQVDASKLTGSDFLHGGRLWDLSHADFQILAKESEYASWLAAHGYGANHFTVSVNQLNQYEEVKQVNDYLREAGFIINENGGEVKGTPEVLLEQSSTMADKVPVTFMDGAQVIPGGFYEFAKRYPMESGELYTGFVAASADKIFESTNSK; encoded by the coding sequence ATGACGCCCGACCTGTTATTTGAATCGCTGTGGAAAGACTATATTCAACGTCTTTGCCCATCTGCTGCTAAAGTGCATCAACTTTTACAAGAAGATGAACCTCTTATTAATGACCATATTGCGCTGCGTACGTTTAATGTCGCTCCTCTAGGCATTGAAACGTTGGCGAAGCCATTCCTAGCGGTGGGTTACAAGGCCTGTGGTGACTACGTATTTGAAAGCAAAAAGCTGGTGGCAAAACATTTTGAGCACCCAGATCCGAAACAACCAAAAGTCTTCATCAGTGAATTGAAAGTGGATGAGTGCTCACCAGAGCTACAAGGCATTATTCATAAACTGGTAGAGCAGGTTGATGCTTCTAAACTGACCGGCAGTGACTTCTTGCACGGCGGACGTTTGTGGGACCTTAGTCATGCTGACTTCCAAATCTTAGCGAAAGAGAGTGAGTACGCTTCTTGGCTAGCGGCTCATGGTTACGGAGCTAACCACTTCACAGTGAGCGTCAATCAGCTTAATCAGTATGAAGAAGTGAAGCAGGTGAATGACTATTTGCGAGAAGCAGGCTTTATCATTAACGAAAATGGTGGTGAAGTAAAAGGCACACCAGAAGTACTTTTAGAGCAGTCTTCTACCATGGCAGATAAAGTCCCTGTCACATTCATGGATGGGGCACAAGTCATCCCTGGTGGTTTCTATGAATTTGCAAAACGTTACCCGATGGAAAGTGGCGAACTGTACACGGGTTTTGTTGCGGCATCAGCAGACAAAATCTTTGAGAGCACGAACAGTAAATAA